The Microcebus murinus isolate Inina chromosome 4, M.murinus_Inina_mat1.0, whole genome shotgun sequence genome has a segment encoding these proteins:
- the TMEM126A gene encoding transmembrane protein 126A, translating to MENHKSDDTSEENPTIFSIILRKINQLPESERNLLEYGSAYIGLNAALCGLIANSLFRRILNVTQARIAAGLPMAVIPFFTAQVAYTSFVSVPLTTGDLNCETCVVTRSGLIGLVLGGLYPVFMAIPVNGGLAARYQSALLPEKGNILTYWIRISKPVFRKMLFPILLQTVFSAYLGSRQYKLIIKALQLPEPDLKMH from the exons ATGGAAAATCATAAATCAGATGATACTAGCGAGGAAAACCCAACAATTTTCAGTATCATactcagaaaaattaaccagCTTCCAGAATCAGAAAG GAATTTACTTGAATATGGATCAGCATATATCGGACTTAATGCTGCTCTCTGTGGCCTAATAGCAAACAGTCTTTTTCGACGCATCTTGAATGTGACACAGGCTCGTATCGCTGCTGGCTTACCAATGGCAGTGATCCCATTTTTCACAGCACAGGTAGCTTACACAAGTTTTGTAAGTGTACCTTTGACCACAG GTGATTTGAACTGTGAAACCTGTGTAGTAACTCGGAGTGGACTGATTGGTCTTGTTTTGGGTGGTCTGTATCCTGTTTTCATGGCTATCCCTGTAAATGGTGGCCTAGCAGCCAG GTATCAATCAGCTCTGCTACCAGAGAAAGGAAACATCTTAACTTACTGGATTAGAATTTCTAAGCCTGTCTTTAGAAAGATGTTATTTCCCATTTTGCTCCAGACTGTGTTTTCAGCATACCTTGGATCCAGACAATATAAACTCATTATAAAGGCCCTTCAATTACCTGAACCTGACCTAAAAATGCACTGA
- the CREBZF gene encoding CREB/ATF bZIP transcription factor isoform X2 yields MRHSLTKLLAASGSDSPTRSQSPAPAATCSLSADLIRAAAGEKEAVATGSPGRKQSHGDVGELEAGTGSRGGVAVRAPSPEEMEEEAVASVPGEETEDMDFLSGLELADLLDPRQPDWHLEPGLSSPGPLSSSGGGSDSGGLWRGDDDDEAAAAEMQRFSDLLQRLLNGIGGCSSSSDNGSGEKRRRKSPGGGGGGGGGSSGNDNNQAATKSPRKAAAAAARLNRLKKKEYVMGLESRVRGLAAENQELRAENRELGKRVQALQEESRYLRAVLANETGLARLLSRLSGVGLRLTTSLFRDSPAGDHDYALPVGKQQQDLLEEDDSAGGVCLHVDKDKVSVEFCSACARKASSSLKM; encoded by the coding sequence ATGAGGCATAGCCTGACCAAGCTGCTGGCAGCCTCAGGCAGCGACTCCCCAACGCGCAGCCAGAGCCCGGCGCCGGCCGCGACCTGCTCGCTGTCCGCGGACCTGATCCGGGCTGCGGCGGGGGAGAAGGAGGCGGTGGCGACGGGATCTCCTGGCCGCAAGCAGTCGCACGGCGACGTGGGCGAGTTGGAGGCCGGGACGGGGAGCCGCGGCGGTGTGGCCGTGCGCGCCCCCTCGCccgaggagatggaggaggaggcgGTCGCCAGCGTCCCTGGGGAAGAGACCGAAGATATGGACTTTCTGTCTGGGCTGGAACTGGCGGATCTTTTGGACCCCCGGCAACCGGACTGGCACCTGGAGCCCGGACTTAGCTCTCCCGGGCCTCTCTCCTCGTCCGGCGGAGGCTCTGATAGCGGCGGCCTGTGGAGAGGGGACGACGACGACGAGGCCGCGGCTGCTGAGATGCAGCGCTTTTCCGACCTGCTGCAGAGGCTGTTAAACGGTATCGGAGGCTGCAGTAGCAGCAGTGACAATGGCAGCGGCGAAAAGAGGCGGAGAAAGTCcccgggaggaggcggcggcggcggcggcggcagcagcggcaaCGACAACAACCAGGCGGCGACAAAGAGTCCCCGGAAGGCGGCGGCGGCCGCTGCCCGTCTTAATCGGCTGAAGAAGAAGGAGTACGTGATGGGGCTGGAGAGTCGAGTCCGGGGTCTGGCAGCCGAGAACCAGGAGCTGCGGGCCGAGAATCGGGAGCTGGGCAAACGCGTGCAAGCACTGCAAGAGGAGAGTCGCTACCTACGGGCAGTCTTAGCCAACGAGACTGGACTGGCTCGCTTGCTGAGCCGGCTGAGCGGCGTGGGACTGCGGCTGACCACCTCGCTCTTCAGAGACTCGCCCGCCGGTGACCACGACTACGCGCTGCCGGTAGGAAAGCAGCAGCAGGACCTGCTAGAAGAGGACGACTCAGCGGGAGGAGTGTGTCTTCATGTGGACAAGGATAAGGTGTCGGTGGAGTTCTGCTCAGCGTGCGCCCGGAAGGCGTCGTCTTCTCTTAAAATGTAG
- the CREBZF gene encoding CREB/ATF bZIP transcription factor isoform X1: MRHSLTKLLAASGSDSPTRSQSPAPAATCSLSADLIRAAAGEKEAVATGSPGRKQSHGDVGELEAGTGSRGGVAVRAPSPEEMEEEAVASVPGEETEDMDFLSGLELADLLDPRQPDWHLEPGLSSPGPLSSSGGGSDSGGLWRGDDDDEAAAAEMQRFSDLLQRLLNGIGGCSSSSDNGSGEKRRRKSPGGGGGGGGGSSGNDNNQAATKSPRKAAAAAARLNRLKKKEYVMGLESRVRGLAAENQELRAENRELGKRVQALQEESRYLRAVLANETGLARLLSRLSGVGLRLTTSLFRDSPAGDHDYALPVGKQQQDLLEEDDSAGGVCLHVDKDKVSVEFCSACARKASSSLKIFFFR; this comes from the exons ATGAGGCATAGCCTGACCAAGCTGCTGGCAGCCTCAGGCAGCGACTCCCCAACGCGCAGCCAGAGCCCGGCGCCGGCCGCGACCTGCTCGCTGTCCGCGGACCTGATCCGGGCTGCGGCGGGGGAGAAGGAGGCGGTGGCGACGGGATCTCCTGGCCGCAAGCAGTCGCACGGCGACGTGGGCGAGTTGGAGGCCGGGACGGGGAGCCGCGGCGGTGTGGCCGTGCGCGCCCCCTCGCccgaggagatggaggaggaggcgGTCGCCAGCGTCCCTGGGGAAGAGACCGAAGATATGGACTTTCTGTCTGGGCTGGAACTGGCGGATCTTTTGGACCCCCGGCAACCGGACTGGCACCTGGAGCCCGGACTTAGCTCTCCCGGGCCTCTCTCCTCGTCCGGCGGAGGCTCTGATAGCGGCGGCCTGTGGAGAGGGGACGACGACGACGAGGCCGCGGCTGCTGAGATGCAGCGCTTTTCCGACCTGCTGCAGAGGCTGTTAAACGGTATCGGAGGCTGCAGTAGCAGCAGTGACAATGGCAGCGGCGAAAAGAGGCGGAGAAAGTCcccgggaggaggcggcggcggcggcggcggcagcagcggcaaCGACAACAACCAGGCGGCGACAAAGAGTCCCCGGAAGGCGGCGGCGGCCGCTGCCCGTCTTAATCGGCTGAAGAAGAAGGAGTACGTGATGGGGCTGGAGAGTCGAGTCCGGGGTCTGGCAGCCGAGAACCAGGAGCTGCGGGCCGAGAATCGGGAGCTGGGCAAACGCGTGCAAGCACTGCAAGAGGAGAGTCGCTACCTACGGGCAGTCTTAGCCAACGAGACTGGACTGGCTCGCTTGCTGAGCCGGCTGAGCGGCGTGGGACTGCGGCTGACCACCTCGCTCTTCAGAGACTCGCCCGCCGGTGACCACGACTACGCGCTGCCGGTAGGAAAGCAGCAGCAGGACCTGCTAGAAGAGGACGACTCAGCGGGAGGAGTGTGTCTTCATGTGGACAAGGATAAGGTGTCGGTGGAGTTCTGCTCAGCGTGCGCCCGGAAGGCGTCGTCTTCTCTTAAAAT TTTCTTTTTTAGGTGA